The genomic DNA GAAGAACGTTTTTTTTATATCCCATTAATAGATGACGATTTAACTCAAGACCAAGCCAGACATGCAATTGCAGAGCATCATGAAATTGATGAAATATTAGAAGAGCTTGAATCTATGGATTATGATTCTTCTGGTTGGTTAAAAGTAGCCAAAAAATTAAAAGAAGAAGTTGAGCACCATTTGGATGATGAGGAGCATACAATATTTCAAATGGCAGGAAAAGTACTGTCTAGTAAGCAAAAAACGTCATTATCACAAGAGTACCAAAACTATATAGATGCTCAACGATAGTTAACAATGGCAACTAAATTAAATAGCGATACTTTTTTAAAGCAATTATGGCATGAGCCAGAATTAGCTATAGAAAAATTAAACTTAGTTTATGCAAGCGAAAACGAACTTAAAATTAAAAGAAAAAGAAATAAAAAATCTTTTATTTACGAGTTTGAAGGAAAACCTATAAATGATAAAAAAGAATTAAATCGCATTAATAGCTTAGTAATACCGCCAGCTTGGGAAAAAGTTAATATATCGTATTTAGAGAATACACATTTGCAAGCAACAGGTAGAGATGCCAAGTATAGAAAACAATACCGTTATCATCCAACGTGGAATAAAATTAGAAACCAAACCAAATTTTATCGTATGCGTTTTTTTGCACAATCTCTACC from Lacinutrix sp. 5H-3-7-4 includes the following:
- a CDS encoding hemerythrin domain-containing protein; translation: MNIFEALRKDHEIQRDLLDKLVKTSGDTKERDALFKKVKQELKIHEDGEERFFYIPLIDDDLTQDQARHAIAEHHEIDEILEELESMDYDSSGWLKVAKKLKEEVEHHLDDEEHTIFQMAGKVLSSKQKTSLSQEYQNYIDAQR